Proteins from a single region of Pseudomonas sp. BSw22131:
- a CDS encoding DUF58 domain-containing protein encodes MRQTLRPSPRLLRCLSLLLGVAVLLGVLDALELGPVSRLATVFWTLLLLLGVVAALDALKLWRLPSPRLQRLLPGSLALGRWSDVRIDIQHDYARRLPIEVFDHGPVSASQRFDVENLPQGIELRPNRTAQLGYRLRPTSRGQFTFERIEISLPSALRLWTSRRYIAAAGSTRVYPDFARLHGGQLLAVDNWLSQLGVRQRQRRGMGLEFNQLREFREGDSLRQIDWKATARQRTPITREYQDERDQQIMFMLDCGRRMRSQDGDLTHFDHALNASLLLSHVALRQGDAVGLSTFAADQHRFLPPGKGTAQLSLLLNSVYDLNSTQRPADYSAAVRQLLVRQKRRALVVLMTNLRDEDDDELLAAVKQLGRYHRVLVASLREEVLDGLRATQVQTWQQALDYCGTVDFLNARSTVHERLIAHGVPVLDVRPSDLGPELISQYLSWKKAGTL; translated from the coding sequence GGTCCTGTCAGCAGACTCGCTACCGTGTTCTGGACTTTATTGCTGTTGCTTGGCGTGGTCGCAGCCCTTGACGCGCTGAAGTTATGGCGTTTGCCGTCGCCACGGCTACAGCGCCTTTTGCCGGGCAGCCTGGCATTAGGCCGCTGGAGCGATGTGCGTATCGACATCCAGCATGATTACGCCCGCCGGCTGCCGATAGAAGTCTTCGATCACGGCCCGGTTAGCGCCAGTCAACGTTTCGATGTAGAAAACCTGCCACAAGGTATCGAGCTTAGACCCAACCGCACTGCGCAACTGGGCTACCGACTGCGCCCCACCAGCAGAGGGCAATTCACGTTCGAACGGATCGAAATCAGCCTGCCCAGTGCGTTGCGCCTGTGGACATCGCGGCGCTACATAGCCGCTGCAGGCTCGACCCGGGTTTACCCCGATTTCGCACGCTTGCACGGCGGTCAGTTGCTGGCGGTGGACAACTGGCTCAGCCAGCTCGGTGTCCGCCAGCGTCAGCGCCGGGGCATGGGGCTCGAATTCAATCAGCTACGAGAATTTCGCGAGGGCGACAGCCTGCGTCAGATCGACTGGAAGGCCACCGCCCGCCAGCGCACACCCATCACCCGGGAATACCAGGACGAGCGTGACCAACAGATCATGTTCATGCTCGATTGCGGGCGCAGGATGCGCAGTCAGGACGGCGACCTGACGCACTTCGATCACGCGCTCAATGCTAGCCTGCTGCTGAGCCATGTTGCGCTGCGCCAGGGCGATGCTGTGGGGCTTTCAACCTTTGCGGCCGATCAACACCGCTTCCTGCCACCGGGCAAAGGCACCGCGCAACTGAGCCTGCTGCTCAACTCGGTTTACGACCTGAACAGTACCCAGCGCCCCGCCGATTACAGCGCAGCTGTTCGACAGTTGCTGGTGCGACAAAAGCGCAGGGCACTGGTTGTACTGATGACCAACTTGCGCGACGAGGACGACGACGAGCTTCTGGCAGCTGTCAAACAGCTGGGGCGCTACCACCGAGTATTGGTGGCCAGCCTGCGCGAGGAGGTGCTCGACGGTTTGCGCGCCACGCAAGTCCAGACCTGGCAGCAAGCACTGGATTACTGCGGGACGGTGGATTTTCTCAACGCCCGCTCCACTGTGCATGAACGGCTGATCGCTCATGGCGTACCGGTGCTGGATGTGCGCCCCAGTGATTTGGGACCAGAGTTGATCAGTCAGTATTTGAGCTGGAAGAAAGCCGGCACCTTGTAA
- a CDS encoding PilZ domain-containing protein has protein sequence MLIERRIERHQLPYYLQVFNRYTDKPMGCLGNVSEQGLMLISELPVLVGADFQLRLKVPDGKNGVKIIDINASCLWCQEDETPGIFDSGFRLQAAPIEYHQLIQALKRYFSFHSLEASA, from the coding sequence ATGCTTATCGAAAGACGAATCGAGCGTCATCAACTGCCGTATTACCTGCAAGTCTTTAATCGGTACACCGATAAGCCGATGGGATGTCTTGGCAACGTATCCGAACAGGGCCTGATGTTGATCAGCGAGTTGCCGGTGCTGGTCGGTGCAGATTTCCAGTTGCGGCTCAAAGTACCTGACGGCAAGAACGGCGTGAAGATCATCGATATCAACGCCAGTTGCCTGTGGTGTCAGGAGGACGAAACTCCCGGTATTTTCGACTCGGGGTTCCGGCTGCAAGCAGCGCCCATCGAGTACCACCAGTTGATCCAGGCGCTGAAGCGCTACTTCAGCTTCCATTCCCTTGAAGCTTCTGCCTGA
- a CDS encoding tetratricopeptide repeat protein, with protein MRIVMILIVMAALGGCTRWSMNSHLNNANRAYAQGDCDAVMYNLSKVDRESRSRRYVQPEVSMLRGQCLERQKLYLDAMQTYQFIVTQYPSSEYAYRAQARMDTLHQLGHDRGGQPAVTRPAPL; from the coding sequence ATGCGAATCGTGATGATTTTAATCGTGATGGCCGCACTCGGCGGCTGCACACGTTGGTCGATGAACAGCCATTTGAACAATGCCAATCGCGCCTATGCGCAGGGCGACTGCGATGCAGTCATGTACAACCTGTCTAAGGTTGACCGGGAAAGTCGCTCGCGCCGCTATGTACAGCCCGAGGTGTCGATGTTGCGCGGCCAGTGCCTGGAGCGTCAAAAGCTTTACCTGGATGCCATGCAGACTTATCAGTTCATCGTCACCCAATATCCGAGCAGCGAGTATGCATACCGGGCGCAGGCACGTATGGATACACTGCATCAGTTGGGCCACGATCGGGGTGGGCAACCTGCTGTTACCCGGCCGGCGCCGCTGTGA
- the pyk gene encoding pyruvate kinase: protein MSVRRTKIVATLGPASNSPEVIEKLILAGLDVARLNFSHGTPDEHKARAKLIRDIAAKNGRFVALLGDLQGPKIRIAKFTNKKIELKVGDKFTFSTSHPLTDGTQEIVGIDYPDLVKDCGVGDELLLDDGRVVMRVDTQTADSLHCTVLIGGPLSDHKGINRRGGGLTAPALTEKDKQDIKLAAEMDLDYLAVSFPRDAADMEYARKLRDESGGTAWLVAKIERAEAVANDETLDALIRASDAVMVARGDLGVEIGDAELVGIQKKIILHARRHNKAVIVATQMMESMISSPMPTRAEVSDVANAVLDYTDAVMLSAESAAGSYPVEAVEAMARICVGAERHPTGKTSSHRIGHSFTRCDESIALAAMYTANHFPGVKAIIALTESGYTPLIMSRIRSSVPIYAFSPHRGTQARAAMFRGVYTVPFDPAALPPGQVSQAAVDELLKRGLVEQGDWVILTKGDSYHTIGGTNGMKILHVGDPMV from the coding sequence ATGTCCGTTCGCCGCACCAAAATCGTAGCCACACTTGGCCCTGCAAGTAATTCGCCAGAAGTTATCGAGAAACTGATTCTCGCGGGCCTGGACGTTGCCCGTTTGAACTTCTCACACGGCACCCCCGACGAGCACAAGGCTCGGGCAAAGCTGATTCGCGACATCGCGGCCAAGAATGGTCGTTTCGTTGCGCTGCTGGGTGACTTGCAAGGTCCGAAGATTCGCATCGCCAAATTCACCAACAAGAAGATCGAGCTGAAAGTCGGTGACAAATTCACCTTCTCCACCAGCCATCCTCTGACTGACGGTACCCAGGAAATCGTTGGCATTGACTACCCCGATCTGGTCAAGGATTGCGGTGTTGGCGACGAATTGCTGCTGGACGACGGACGAGTGGTCATGCGTGTAGACACGCAAACCGCAGACTCACTTCACTGCACCGTGCTGATCGGCGGCCCGCTGTCCGACCACAAAGGTATCAACCGCCGCGGCGGTGGCCTGACAGCGCCGGCACTGACCGAAAAAGACAAGCAAGACATCAAGCTCGCTGCAGAAATGGATCTGGACTACCTGGCCGTTTCGTTCCCTCGCGACGCTGCGGACATGGAATACGCACGCAAGCTGCGTGACGAGTCCGGCGGCACCGCCTGGCTGGTCGCGAAGATCGAGCGCGCAGAGGCCGTCGCCAATGACGAAACCCTCGACGCCCTGATCCGCGCCAGCGATGCCGTCATGGTTGCCCGTGGCGACCTCGGTGTTGAAATCGGCGACGCTGAGCTGGTCGGCATTCAGAAAAAAATCATCCTGCACGCACGTCGCCATAACAAAGCGGTGATCGTGGCAACGCAGATGATGGAATCGATGATTTCAAGCCCGATGCCAACCCGCGCTGAAGTCTCGGACGTCGCCAACGCGGTGCTCGACTACACCGACGCCGTCATGTTGTCGGCTGAAAGTGCGGCAGGTTCCTACCCGGTCGAAGCGGTCGAAGCCATGGCGCGTATTTGCGTCGGTGCCGAACGTCACCCGACTGGCAAGACATCCAGCCACCGCATCGGTCACTCGTTCACCCGTTGTGACGAAAGCATCGCGCTGGCGGCTATGTACACGGCTAACCACTTCCCGGGCGTTAAAGCGATCATCGCACTGACCGAAAGTGGCTACACCCCGCTGATCATGTCGCGCATCCGTTCCTCCGTGCCTATCTATGCGTTTTCTCCGCATCGTGGCACTCAGGCGCGCGCCGCCATGTTCCGTGGCGTGTACACCGTGCCATTCGACCCGGCAGCCCTGCCGCCAGGTCAAGTCAGCCAGGCAGCGGTCGACGAGCTGCTCAAGCGCGGTCTGGTCGAGCAAGGCGATTGGGTCATCCTCACCAAGGGCGACAGCTACCACACCATCGGTGGCACCAACGGCATGAAGATCCTGCACGTCGGCGACCCAATGGTCTAA